One part of the Marinobacterium rhizophilum genome encodes these proteins:
- the groL gene encoding chaperonin GroEL (60 kDa chaperone family; promotes refolding of misfolded polypeptides especially under stressful conditions; forms two stacked rings of heptamers to form a barrel-shaped 14mer; ends can be capped by GroES; misfolded proteins enter the barrel where they are refolded when GroES binds) has protein sequence MAAKDVRFGDDARKRMLKGVNILADAVKTTLGPKGRNVVLEKSFGSPLVTKDGVSVAKEIELKDRFENMGAQMVKEVASQASDVAGDGTTTATVLAQAIVNEGLKSVAAGMNPMDLKRGIDKATAAVVEELRKMAVPCTDSKAISQVGSISANSDTDIGELIAKAMERVGKEGVITVEEGTSLQNELDVVEGMQFDRGYLSPYFINNQENMSVELDHPYILLFDKKISNIRDLLPTLEQVAKSSRPLLIIAEDVEGEALATLVVNNMRGIVKVAAVKAPGFGDRRKAMLEDIAVLTGATVIAEEVGLSLETATLEQLGQAKRINITKENTVIVDGIGEATAIQNRVSQIRAQIEETSSDYDREKLQERVAKLAGGVAVIKVGAATETEMKEKKARVEDALHATRAAVEEGVVPGGGVALIRALSNVQGLEGINHDQTVGIELAFRAMEAPMRQIVQNAGEEGSVVVSKVRAGSGAFGYNAGTGEYGDMLEMGILDPAKVTRSALQAAASVAGLMITTEAMIADHPEEKPAMPDMGGMGGMGGMGGMM, from the coding sequence ATGGCTGCAAAAGACGTACGTTTTGGTGATGATGCACGCAAACGCATGCTCAAGGGTGTCAACATCCTGGCTGACGCTGTAAAAACGACCCTGGGTCCGAAAGGCCGCAACGTCGTACTGGAAAAATCCTTCGGTTCGCCGCTGGTCACCAAAGACGGTGTATCCGTTGCCAAGGAAATCGAGCTGAAAGATCGCTTCGAAAACATGGGCGCGCAGATGGTCAAGGAAGTTGCTTCCCAGGCCAGCGACGTTGCCGGTGACGGTACCACCACTGCAACCGTTCTGGCTCAGGCGATTGTCAACGAAGGCCTGAAGTCCGTGGCTGCCGGCATGAACCCGATGGACCTGAAACGCGGTATCGACAAGGCAACAGCTGCCGTTGTTGAAGAACTGCGCAAAATGGCAGTGCCCTGCACTGACTCCAAGGCCATCTCCCAGGTCGGTTCCATCTCTGCCAACTCCGACACCGATATCGGTGAGCTGATCGCCAAGGCGATGGAGCGCGTCGGTAAAGAAGGCGTTATCACCGTTGAAGAAGGCACCAGCCTGCAGAACGAGCTGGACGTTGTTGAAGGCATGCAGTTTGACCGCGGTTACCTGTCGCCGTACTTCATCAACAACCAGGAAAACATGTCCGTAGAGCTGGATCACCCTTACATCCTGCTGTTCGACAAGAAAATCTCCAACATCCGTGATCTGCTGCCGACCCTGGAGCAGGTTGCCAAGTCTTCCCGTCCGCTGCTGATCATCGCTGAAGACGTAGAAGGCGAAGCGCTGGCAACTCTGGTTGTCAACAACATGCGCGGTATCGTCAAGGTTGCTGCTGTCAAGGCACCGGGCTTTGGTGACCGTCGCAAGGCCATGCTGGAAGACATCGCTGTCCTGACCGGTGCTACCGTGATCGCTGAAGAAGTGGGTCTGAGCCTTGAAACCGCCACGCTGGAACAGCTGGGCCAGGCCAAGCGCATCAACATCACCAAGGAAAACACGGTCATCGTTGACGGTATTGGTGAAGCCACTGCCATTCAGAACCGTGTTTCCCAGATCCGCGCTCAGATCGAAGAGACTTCCTCTGACTACGATCGCGAAAAACTGCAGGAACGTGTTGCCAAGCTGGCCGGCGGCGTAGCCGTTATCAAGGTCGGTGCTGCTACCGAAACTGAAATGAAAGAGAAGAAAGCCCGCGTTGAAGACGCCCTGCACGCAACCCGCGCAGCCGTTGAAGAAGGCGTGGTTCCTGGCGGCGGTGTTGCACTGATCCGCGCCCTGTCCAACGTACAGGGCCTGGAAGGCATCAACCACGACCAGACCGTGGGTATCGAACTGGCCTTCCGTGCCATGGAAGCACCGATGCGCCAGATCGTTCAGAACGCCGGTGAAGAAGGCTCCGTGGTTGTTTCCAAGGTTCGCGCAGGTTCTGGCGCCTTCGGTTACAACGCAGGAACCGGCGAATACGGTGACATGCTGGAAATGGGTATCCTGGACCCGGCCAAAGTGACTCGCTCCGCGCTGCAGGCAGCTGCTTCTGTTGCCGGTCTGATGATCACCACCGAAGCCATGATTGCCGATCACCCGGAAGAAAAGCCGGCCATGCCTGACATGGGCGGCATGGGTGGAATGGGCGGCATGGGCGGCATGATGTAA
- a CDS encoding YqhA family protein, which produces MRDSKDTDRSPQRAAEKHFEYFLWSSRLLVMLAVVPSLAGATVLFLIGTADVIGVITDAAVYYFADGAGDIHDTVIPKIIIAVDIYLIAIVLLIFGTGVYRLFVSPIDQAETHTPEHPFNVRSFDQLKDKIARVVILAVIIEFFRAVVDIKFQTPLDAIYLALAILALAGGLYLMSHAHRKETD; this is translated from the coding sequence ATGAGAGATTCAAAAGACACGGATAGATCACCGCAAAGGGCAGCAGAAAAACACTTTGAGTACTTTCTCTGGAGTTCACGACTGCTTGTGATGCTGGCGGTTGTGCCCAGCCTGGCAGGTGCCACAGTGCTGTTTTTGATCGGTACTGCCGACGTCATCGGCGTCATCACTGATGCGGCCGTCTATTACTTTGCCGACGGTGCCGGTGACATCCACGATACCGTAATCCCGAAAATCATCATCGCTGTGGATATCTACCTTATTGCAATTGTTCTGCTCATTTTTGGTACTGGCGTGTATCGGCTGTTCGTTTCACCGATTGATCAGGCTGAAACTCACACCCCCGAGCATCCATTCAATGTTCGTTCATTCGACCAGCTGAAAGACAAGATCGCCCGTGTCGTTATCCTGGCGGTCATTATTGAGTTCTTCCGCGCTGTCGTTGACATAAAATTTCAGACACCTCTGGATGCCATCTACCTTGCCCTGGCGATACTGGCGCTCGCGGGAGGTCTCTACCTGATGAGTCATGCCCACCGAAAAGAGACGGATTGA
- a CDS encoding CBS domain-containing protein, producing MSVGETCNREVIVIDHAQNISDAARLMREHHVGNVVVVRTEGDGSRIPVGILTDRDIVIELLARDVDLDALCVGDAMSYDLLTLNENDDVDEAIKQMRAQGVRRAPVVNVQGALVGILAVDDVIGLLSEQLSDLVALLKREQQIERKRHP from the coding sequence ATGTCCGTAGGCGAAACCTGCAACCGCGAAGTCATAGTAATCGACCATGCACAAAACATTAGCGATGCTGCACGGCTGATGCGTGAGCATCATGTCGGCAACGTGGTGGTCGTCAGGACCGAGGGCGACGGTAGCCGGATACCCGTCGGCATCCTCACTGACCGCGATATCGTTATCGAACTGCTGGCACGGGATGTCGACCTTGATGCCCTGTGCGTCGGCGATGCCATGAGCTACGACCTGCTGACCCTGAACGAAAACGACGACGTGGACGAAGCGATCAAGCAGATGCGTGCCCAGGGTGTGCGACGTGCGCCCGTGGTCAATGTCCAGGGAGCCCTGGTTGGCATCCTGGCGGTCGACGACGTCATCGGGCTGCTGAGCGAGCAGCTGTCAGACTTGGTGGCGTTGCTCAAGCGAGAGCAGCAGATAGAGCGCAAGCGGCATCCGTAA
- a CDS encoding fatty acid--CoA ligase yields the protein MPTKIIEPAEGAYPYPLLIKSLLLSGRRYAPQREIVHGSSRYNYQELNARICRLAHVLRAAGINEGDTVAVMDWDSHRYLEAYFAVPMIGAVLHHVNVRLSPDQVGYTMAHAQDSLVLVHDDFLPLIEALAPQLPSVHGYIQLSDAPVPGSTRLSPLGEYEALLAGADSTYDFPDFDENSVATTFYTTGTTGNPKGVYFSHRQLVLHTLSMTTTLAAYEGFALLRSEDVYMPMTPMFHVHAWGVPYAATMLGVKQVYPGRYDPDRLVRLFREEGVTFSHGVPTVLQMLLNCEEAAKTDLTGWKLLTGGAAPTESLVRQMAARGIEFFTGYGLSESCPLLSASFLEPGQHELPLEQQLEARMAAGIPVQLVDLHLIDAAGQRVPEDGASLGEIVVRAPWLTQGYYRDAQTGAQLWQGGWMHTGDVASITPGGMIQIRDRIKDVIKTGGEWVCSLRIENLISLHAAVAEVAVVGVPDARWGERPLALVVLAAGAELEPGALQQHLMQFVSQGQISKWAVPDDIRIVEAIPKTSVGKLDKKQIREQVRDA from the coding sequence ATGCCAACAAAAATTATCGAGCCCGCCGAGGGCGCTTATCCCTATCCGCTATTGATCAAGAGTCTGCTGCTGTCCGGTCGGCGCTACGCGCCGCAGCGGGAGATCGTACATGGCAGCTCGCGCTACAACTACCAGGAACTCAACGCGCGTATTTGCCGGCTGGCCCATGTGCTGAGGGCGGCGGGCATCAATGAGGGTGATACCGTCGCGGTGATGGACTGGGACAGCCATCGCTACCTGGAGGCCTATTTCGCGGTGCCGATGATCGGTGCCGTGCTGCACCATGTGAATGTGCGCCTGAGCCCTGATCAGGTGGGCTATACCATGGCGCATGCGCAGGACAGCCTGGTGCTGGTGCACGATGACTTCCTGCCGCTGATCGAGGCGCTGGCGCCACAGTTGCCGAGCGTGCACGGCTATATCCAGCTCAGTGATGCACCTGTGCCAGGCAGTACCCGCCTGTCGCCGCTGGGGGAGTACGAGGCGCTGCTGGCCGGGGCCGACAGTACCTATGACTTTCCCGATTTCGACGAGAACTCCGTCGCCACCACTTTTTACACCACGGGCACCACCGGCAACCCCAAGGGCGTCTACTTCAGCCACCGCCAGCTGGTGCTGCATACCCTGAGCATGACGACGACCCTGGCGGCCTACGAGGGCTTTGCGCTGCTGCGCTCCGAGGATGTGTACATGCCCATGACACCCATGTTCCATGTGCATGCCTGGGGCGTACCCTACGCGGCGACGATGCTGGGGGTAAAGCAGGTCTATCCCGGGCGCTACGATCCCGATCGCCTGGTGCGCCTGTTCAGGGAAGAGGGCGTCACCTTTTCCCATGGCGTGCCGACGGTGCTGCAGATGCTGCTCAACTGTGAAGAGGCCGCCAAAACCGACCTCACTGGCTGGAAGCTGCTGACCGGTGGGGCGGCTCCCACCGAAAGCCTGGTGCGCCAGATGGCGGCGCGGGGTATCGAGTTCTTTACCGGTTACGGGCTGTCCGAAAGCTGTCCGCTGCTGAGTGCGTCCTTTCTTGAACCCGGGCAGCACGAACTGCCGCTGGAGCAGCAACTGGAAGCACGCATGGCCGCCGGGATTCCCGTACAGCTGGTGGATCTGCACCTGATCGATGCGGCCGGGCAACGGGTGCCCGAGGATGGCGCGAGCCTGGGCGAAATCGTGGTACGGGCCCCCTGGCTCACCCAGGGCTATTACCGGGACGCGCAAACAGGTGCCCAGCTGTGGCAGGGCGGCTGGATGCATACCGGTGATGTCGCCAGCATCACGCCGGGGGGCATGATCCAGATTCGTGACCGCATCAAGGATGTGATCAAGACCGGCGGGGAGTGGGTGTGCTCGCTGCGGATCGAGAACCTTATCAGCCTGCATGCCGCCGTGGCCGAGGTGGCGGTGGTGGGGGTGCCGGATGCGCGCTGGGGCGAGCGCCCGCTGGCGCTGGTGGTGCTGGCAGCGGGGGCTGAGTTGGAGCCGGGCGCCCTGCAGCAGCACCTGATGCAGTTTGTCAGCCAGGGCCAGATCAGCAAGTGGGCGGTACCGGACGACATTCGTATTGTCGAGGCAATCCCCAAAACCAGTGTCGGCAAGCTCGACAAGAAGCAGATCCGCGAGCAGGTGCGCGACGCCTGA
- a CDS encoding transglycosylase domain-containing protein: MAIPPARKPHRWRSILLFWVSPAVTIAAIAGLLATHEIRTAELQSRELSRYAQTLQYTLQPGPSDAILYPQHGPFDLRLGYARLPELLERAQRQNFEILQQARFSQPLLNYGQRGLPVPYPEKTQAGLAIYDCRKEPLYNFAYPQQHYSSFSVIPPLVVHSLLFIENRDLLDPAQPRANPAVDWPRFVKAALSQLGKRLDLASDTAGGSTLATQLEKYRHSPRGLTDSPNEKLRQMFSASVRAYQQGPDTLQWRQRVVRDYLNTVPLAAAPGHGEVHGLAAGLKVWFNADFDRLNQLLGAAGTAGSTDSQNLAAQGQALRQVLSLLIAQRRPSYYLNRGREDLSTLTDSHVRLLARAGLIDDALQSAALQSKVEFRDWVNTPIQHQIDSTKGINVARGRLSSLLGLPLYDLDRLDLAAGSTLAGPLQREVSQYLRRLADPEFATEIGLLGERLLSANNTDQVRYSFTLFERSADGNRVRVQTDNTDQPFDINEGSKLELGSTAKLRVLAHYLGVIAELHQRFAGLSRAELLAVEIAPDDYLTRWVQDYLARGHDPELEAMLAAAMERRYSASPYERFFTGGGLHTFSNFRREDNGRQATVREAVQESLNLPFVRLLRDLVRYSIYQGPINAAGLLKDDRDPRREDYLRRFADKEGRVFLLRFWRKYRNKTPDEQLDIFLDGLRQTPVRLAAVHRYLKPDSSQAQFDTFLRERLPGENLTEKELTGLYEKYGPGAFNLTDQGYIARVHPLELWLLRYRLEHSIATFADAVDASETQRQDVYRWLFRTRHKSARDSRIRTMLEVEAFLDIHERWQRLGFPFEHLVPSLATALGSSGDRPAALAELMGIIMNDGVRLPSLRIEQLNFAVDTPYETRLGQRSSSGVRVMQPEVARVLRSALNSVVEGGTARRLQGTFSDIQGEPLTLGGKTGTGDNRIEQVGRGGQVINSRVLNRTATFVFYLGPNHFGTLTAFVPGSDAKDFKFTSALPVQVLKGMAPILQPYLQPGSQCGAPLALQTTAS; this comes from the coding sequence TTGGCAATACCCCCTGCGCGCAAGCCGCACCGCTGGCGCTCCATACTGCTCTTCTGGGTCTCTCCGGCGGTCACCATCGCCGCCATCGCCGGCCTGCTCGCGACCCATGAGATTCGTACCGCCGAATTGCAGTCCAGGGAGCTGAGCCGCTACGCCCAGACACTGCAATATACGCTGCAACCCGGCCCCAGCGACGCCATTCTGTACCCGCAACACGGCCCCTTTGACCTGCGCCTGGGTTACGCACGCCTGCCTGAACTGCTTGAGCGAGCGCAGCGGCAAAACTTCGAGATTCTGCAACAGGCACGCTTTTCACAGCCGCTGCTCAACTACGGCCAGCGCGGCCTGCCCGTCCCCTACCCGGAAAAAACCCAGGCGGGCCTGGCCATTTACGATTGTCGCAAGGAGCCGCTGTACAACTTCGCCTACCCGCAGCAGCACTACAGCAGCTTTTCCGTCATCCCGCCGCTGGTGGTGCACAGCCTGCTGTTTATCGAGAACCGCGACCTGCTGGACCCGGCGCAGCCCCGCGCCAACCCCGCCGTCGACTGGCCCCGCTTCGTCAAGGCGGCGCTGTCTCAGCTGGGCAAGCGCCTGGACCTTGCCAGCGATACGGCGGGGGGCAGCACCCTGGCCACCCAGCTGGAAAAATACCGCCATTCCCCCCGGGGCCTGACCGACTCGCCGAATGAAAAGCTGCGACAGATGTTTTCCGCCAGTGTGCGCGCCTACCAGCAGGGTCCCGATACGCTGCAATGGCGCCAGCGCGTGGTGCGCGACTACCTCAACACGGTCCCGCTGGCCGCGGCGCCCGGGCACGGCGAAGTCCATGGGCTGGCCGCCGGTCTGAAGGTGTGGTTCAACGCCGATTTTGACCGCCTCAATCAGCTGCTCGGCGCGGCTGGCACCGCCGGGTCCACTGATTCGCAGAACCTGGCAGCACAGGGTCAGGCCCTGCGCCAGGTCCTGTCCCTGCTGATTGCCCAGCGCCGGCCCTCCTATTACCTCAACCGCGGCCGCGAAGACCTGTCGACACTGACCGACAGCCATGTACGCCTGCTGGCCCGGGCCGGGCTGATAGACGATGCCCTGCAAAGCGCGGCGCTACAGAGCAAGGTCGAGTTCCGCGACTGGGTCAACACGCCGATCCAGCACCAGATCGACAGCACCAAGGGCATCAACGTCGCCCGCGGTCGCCTGTCGAGCCTGCTCGGCCTGCCGCTGTACGACCTCGACCGGCTCGACCTGGCCGCCGGCAGCACCCTGGCAGGCCCCTTGCAGCGCGAGGTCAGCCAGTACCTGCGTCGCCTGGCAGACCCGGAATTCGCCACCGAAATCGGTTTGCTGGGGGAGCGCCTGCTGTCTGCCAACAACACCGACCAGGTGCGCTACAGTTTTACCCTGTTCGAGCGCAGTGCGGACGGCAACCGGGTGCGGGTGCAAACCGACAACACCGACCAGCCATTTGATATCAACGAGGGTAGCAAGCTCGAGCTCGGGTCCACCGCCAAGCTGCGGGTGCTGGCCCACTACCTGGGCGTGATCGCCGAACTGCATCAGCGCTTTGCCGGCCTCAGCCGGGCGGAATTGCTGGCGGTCGAGATAGCGCCGGACGACTACCTCACCCGCTGGGTACAGGACTACCTGGCCCGGGGGCACGACCCCGAACTTGAAGCCATGCTTGCAGCCGCCATGGAGCGGCGCTACTCCGCCAGCCCCTACGAGCGCTTTTTCACCGGCGGCGGCCTGCATACCTTCAGCAACTTTCGCCGCGAAGACAACGGCCGCCAGGCGACGGTACGCGAAGCCGTGCAGGAATCCCTCAACCTGCCCTTCGTGCGCCTGCTGCGCGACCTGGTGCGCTACAGCATCTACCAGGGGCCAATCAATGCCGCCGGACTGCTCAAGGATGACAGGGACCCCCGGCGCGAGGATTACCTGCGCCGCTTTGCCGACAAGGAAGGCCGCGTTTTTCTACTGCGCTTCTGGCGCAAGTACCGTAACAAGACTCCGGACGAGCAACTGGATATCTTCCTGGACGGTCTGCGCCAGACCCCGGTACGCCTGGCCGCCGTACACCGTTACCTGAAACCCGACTCCAGCCAGGCGCAGTTCGATACCTTTCTGCGCGAGCGCCTGCCGGGCGAAAACCTGACCGAAAAGGAACTCACCGGCCTGTATGAGAAATACGGCCCGGGCGCTTTCAACCTCACGGACCAGGGCTATATCGCCCGGGTGCACCCGCTGGAGCTCTGGCTGCTGCGCTACCGCCTGGAACACTCCATCGCCACCTTCGCAGATGCCGTCGACGCCAGCGAAACCCAGCGCCAGGATGTGTACCGCTGGCTGTTCCGCACCCGTCACAAGAGCGCCCGGGACAGCCGTATCCGCACCATGCTGGAGGTCGAAGCCTTCCTCGATATTCATGAACGCTGGCAGCGCCTGGGCTTCCCGTTCGAGCACCTGGTGCCCTCCCTGGCCACGGCGCTGGGCAGCTCAGGCGACCGCCCGGCGGCGTTGGCGGAACTCATGGGCATCATCATGAATGACGGCGTGCGCCTGCCAAGCCTGCGTATCGAGCAGCTGAACTTCGCCGTCGACACGCCCTACGAAACCCGCCTGGGGCAGCGATCCAGCAGCGGGGTACGGGTGATGCAGCCGGAGGTGGCGCGGGTACTGCGCAGCGCTTTGAATTCCGTGGTTGAAGGCGGCACGGCGCGGCGCCTGCAGGGCACCTTCAGCGATATCCAGGGCGAACCCCTGACCCTTGGCGGCAAGACCGGCACCGGTGACAACCGCATCGAGCAGGTGGGCCGTGGCGGCCAGGTGATCAACTCCCGCGTGCTCAACCGTACCGCCACCTTCGTGTTCTACCTGGGCCCGAACCACTTCGGTACCCTCACCGCTTTCGTGCCCGGCAGCGATGCCAAGGACTTTAAATTCACCTCGGCCCTGCCGGTGCAGGTACTCAAGGGCATGGCCCCCATCCTGCAACCCTACCTGCAGCCCGGCAGCCAGTGCGGAGCCCCGCTGGCGCTGCAGACAACAGCATCCTGA
- the pepQ gene encoding Xaa-Pro dipeptidase: MMHASYLAHLEILQARAESALAVAGLDSLMLGSGSAQRRFMDDTAYPFRAHADFVQWLPQLAAYSDSWLLIRPGKKPRLLLCLPEDFWHLPPQPPRGDWTYAFEIEIFASAAMAGLALNRLGRVGLIAAQNPVFAQPDWQQNPPALLSALHYERACKTDWELECLRRASLRAVAGHEVARQQFAAGASEYEIHQAYLAATSHNEPELPYDNIVALNEHAAVLHYQLQQRDRPARHHSLLLDAGATHLGYGADISRTHAADPAGGFGQLIQALDIAQQALLQQVRPGASFVDLHLRMHELLAGVLQGAGLVNASVEAQIEQGITRAFFPHGLGHLLGLQVHDVGGWQQGAAGMLQEPPPEHPFLRLTRTLQPGFVITIEPGLYFIPSLLDKLRQGRAADAVNWQQVETLMPCGGIRIEDNVAITAQGHENMTRDAFAAAGREGF; this comes from the coding sequence ATGATGCACGCCTCTTATCTGGCCCACCTTGAAATCCTGCAGGCCCGTGCCGAAAGCGCGCTGGCAGTCGCCGGCCTGGATAGCCTGATGCTGGGTTCTGGCAGTGCGCAGCGGCGTTTTATGGATGACACGGCCTATCCGTTTCGGGCGCATGCTGATTTTGTGCAGTGGCTGCCGCAGCTGGCCGCTTACAGCGATAGCTGGCTGCTGATCCGCCCGGGCAAAAAGCCCCGGCTGCTGCTGTGCCTGCCCGAGGATTTCTGGCATCTGCCACCGCAGCCGCCGCGCGGCGACTGGACCTATGCTTTCGAGATCGAGATCTTTGCCAGTGCGGCCATGGCCGGGCTGGCACTGAACAGGCTGGGCCGGGTGGGGCTGATCGCGGCGCAGAATCCTGTATTTGCACAGCCCGACTGGCAACAGAACCCGCCGGCACTGCTGTCGGCGCTGCATTACGAGCGGGCCTGCAAAACCGACTGGGAGCTGGAGTGTCTGCGCCGTGCCAGTCTTCGGGCCGTGGCGGGCCATGAGGTTGCCAGGCAGCAGTTCGCAGCCGGCGCCAGCGAGTACGAAATACACCAGGCGTATCTGGCGGCCACTTCGCACAATGAGCCCGAGCTGCCCTACGACAATATCGTTGCGCTGAACGAGCATGCCGCAGTGCTGCATTACCAGTTGCAGCAGCGCGACAGGCCGGCAAGGCACCATAGCCTGTTGCTGGATGCCGGCGCTACCCACCTGGGTTACGGTGCTGACATTAGCCGGACCCACGCAGCAGATCCCGCCGGCGGCTTTGGTCAGTTGATCCAGGCGCTGGATATCGCCCAGCAAGCGCTGTTGCAGCAGGTCAGGCCCGGCGCGAGCTTTGTTGATCTGCACCTGCGGATGCATGAACTGCTGGCCGGCGTGCTGCAAGGGGCCGGCCTGGTGAACGCCAGTGTGGAGGCGCAGATCGAACAGGGCATTACCCGCGCTTTCTTCCCGCACGGTCTTGGTCATCTGCTCGGTCTGCAGGTGCACGATGTTGGCGGCTGGCAGCAGGGTGCCGCCGGGATGTTGCAAGAGCCACCGCCGGAACATCCGTTCCTGCGCCTGACCCGCACGCTGCAGCCGGGCTTTGTCATTACCATCGAACCCGGGCTTTATTTCATACCGTCGTTACTCGACAAGCTGCGCCAGGGGCGCGCAGCGGACGCCGTTAACTGGCAGCAGGTTGAAACCCTGATGCCCTGTGGCGGCATTCGCATCGAGGATAACGTTGCGATAACCGCACAGGGCCACGAAAACATGACGCGGGATGCGTTTGCCGCAGCGGGGCGGGAAGGATTCTGA
- a CDS encoding RecQ family ATP-dependent DNA helicase, with product MNAALQTLRSTFGLQAFREGQQAAIERLLNGESVLTVFPTGGGKSLCYQLPALLIDGLTLVVSPLIALMQDQVSALQARGIAAARLDSSRSAAEVRETYAQMRSGELKLLYVAPERLQNERFLSLLKGLRIGLLAVDEAHCISEWGHNFRPDYLKLAQLARDLQAQRVLALTATATPSVAEDICRQFGIPAQNHIHTGFYRPNLALAVRPCRDSEKLPLLLRALQAAPGEASIVYVTLQQQAEQVAAQLQSAGIRAWAYHAGMKPEVRESIQNAFMAGEADTVVATIAFGMGIDKADIRAVYHYNLPKSLENYMQEIGRAGRDGGASRCELFACPDDIRVLENFTYGDTPVPEHLDALIGHLLSLGQTFDIAVYDLSNHFDIRPLVINTVLTYLELEGVIAGTGPFYSTYQIRFELPQAQLLQGFDPARAEFLQRLFASGKQGRIWLTLDVTEAAEALGEPRERLLKALQYLESQGSISTQVKGVRQQYRRLQLPDLAELGARLGQLFVRREAQSLSRLQQVLDYAADTRCLPAQLCGYFGDELAEPCGQCSSCMDSGPRTLPDQADTPLSAAQQQSIEALIAEQQAALQHPRQLARFLCGLSSPATFRLRKHSAYGSLGAQPFQRVLEEVERRLGR from the coding sequence ATGAATGCTGCACTGCAAACACTGAGATCCACCTTCGGGCTGCAGGCGTTTCGCGAGGGTCAGCAGGCGGCCATCGAGCGGCTGCTAAACGGCGAGTCCGTGCTGACGGTCTTTCCTACCGGTGGCGGCAAGAGCCTGTGCTATCAGCTGCCTGCCCTGCTGATCGACGGCCTGACCCTGGTGGTATCCCCCCTGATCGCGCTGATGCAGGACCAGGTCAGCGCCTTGCAGGCCCGTGGCATTGCCGCCGCCCGGCTGGATTCGAGTCGCAGTGCCGCGGAGGTGCGCGAAACCTATGCCCAGATGCGCAGTGGCGAGCTGAAGCTGCTCTACGTGGCGCCCGAGCGGCTGCAAAACGAGCGCTTTCTGTCGCTGCTCAAGGGGCTGCGGATTGGCCTGCTGGCGGTGGACGAGGCCCACTGTATTTCCGAGTGGGGCCACAATTTTCGCCCGGATTACCTCAAGCTTGCGCAACTCGCGCGGGACCTGCAGGCGCAGCGCGTACTGGCGCTCACCGCCACCGCAACGCCCTCGGTGGCCGAGGATATCTGTCGCCAGTTCGGCATTCCTGCACAAAACCATATCCATACCGGCTTTTACCGCCCCAACCTGGCGCTGGCTGTCAGGCCCTGCCGCGATTCTGAGAAGCTGCCGCTGCTGTTGCGCGCGCTGCAGGCCGCGCCCGGCGAGGCGAGCATCGTTTACGTGACACTGCAGCAGCAGGCGGAGCAGGTAGCGGCGCAGCTGCAGAGCGCCGGTATCCGTGCCTGGGCGTACCACGCCGGCATGAAGCCGGAGGTGCGCGAGTCTATCCAGAATGCCTTTATGGCGGGGGAGGCCGACACAGTGGTGGCGACCATCGCCTTTGGCATGGGCATCGACAAGGCTGATATCCGCGCCGTGTACCACTACAACCTGCCCAAGTCGCTGGAAAACTACATGCAGGAAATTGGCCGCGCCGGGCGTGATGGCGGAGCCTCGCGCTGCGAGCTGTTCGCCTGCCCGGACGATATCCGCGTGCTGGAAAACTTCACCTACGGCGACACGCCGGTGCCGGAGCACCTGGATGCGCTTATCGGTCATCTGTTGTCACTCGGGCAGACCTTCGATATCGCGGTCTATGACCTGTCGAACCACTTCGATATCCGCCCGCTGGTGATCAACACGGTGCTCACCTACCTGGAGCTTGAAGGCGTGATCGCCGGCACCGGGCCTTTCTACAGCACCTACCAGATTCGCTTCGAGCTGCCCCAGGCGCAGCTGCTGCAGGGCTTTGACCCCGCCAGGGCCGAGTTTTTGCAGCGCCTGTTCGCCAGCGGCAAGCAGGGGCGCATCTGGCTGACGCTGGATGTCACCGAGGCGGCAGAAGCGCTGGGCGAGCCGCGCGAGCGCCTGCTCAAAGCACTGCAGTACCTGGAATCCCAGGGCAGCATCAGCACCCAGGTGAAAGGGGTGCGCCAGCAATACCGGCGGCTGCAGCTGCCGGATTTGGCAGAACTCGGTGCCCGGCTCGGGCAGCTCTTTGTCAGGCGTGAAGCCCAGAGCCTGTCGCGCCTGCAACAGGTGCTGGATTATGCCGCCGATACCCGCTGCCTGCCGGCCCAGCTGTGCGGCTACTTCGGCGACGAGCTGGCCGAGCCCTGCGGCCAGTGCAGCAGTTGTATGGATTCCGGCCCGCGTACCTTGCCGGACCAGGCAGATACGCCCCTGTCTGCAGCGCAGCAACAGAGTATCGAGGCGCTGATCGCAGAACAGCAGGCGGCCCTGCAGCACCCGCGCCAGCTGGCCCGCTTTCTCTGCGGCCTGTCGAGCCCGGCGACCTTTCGGCTGCGCAAGCACAGCGCCTATGGCAGCCTGGGGGCGCAGCCGTTTCAGCGGGTGCTGGAGGAAGTGGAGCGGCGGTTGGGGCGCTGA